A genomic segment from Cryptosporangium aurantiacum encodes:
- a CDS encoding dihydrofolate reductase family protein: MGDVIVIEFTTLDGVVSDPDGRWGTDHGGWAFRYGPGPVSDDKFRLGARMERGVQLYGRRTWEHFARLWPGRDTDYARVMNAAPKRVATRTGIDPSAWSNSAAIDGDPVAWVEAERTRCDVLVIGSLSLVHALAAADLVDEYRLVTFPTVVGAGDRLFATGTPTGFRFTAAEPADAAVLTIVRRVIP; the protein is encoded by the coding sequence ATGGGCGACGTCATCGTCATCGAGTTCACCACGCTGGACGGCGTGGTCTCCGACCCCGACGGACGCTGGGGTACCGACCACGGCGGCTGGGCGTTCCGCTACGGGCCGGGACCGGTCAGCGACGACAAGTTCCGCCTGGGGGCGCGGATGGAGCGGGGCGTCCAGCTGTACGGCCGCCGGACGTGGGAACACTTCGCGCGCCTCTGGCCGGGCCGCGACACCGACTACGCCCGTGTGATGAACGCGGCGCCGAAGCGCGTCGCCACCCGCACCGGCATCGACCCGAGCGCCTGGTCGAACTCGGCGGCGATCGACGGTGACCCGGTGGCCTGGGTCGAGGCCGAGCGCACCCGGTGCGACGTCCTCGTGATCGGCAGCCTGAGCCTGGTGCACGCGCTGGCCGCCGCCGACCTCGTCGACGAGTACCGGCTCGTCACGTTCCCGACCGTGGTCGGCGCGGGAGACCGGCTGTTCGCCACGGGCACGCCCACCGGCTTCCGGTTCACGGCCGCGGAGCCCGCCGACGCCGCCGTGCTGACGATCGTGCGTCGCGTGATCCCCTGA
- a CDS encoding SGNH/GDSL hydrolase family protein, which yields MAYRHVVALGSSFAAGPGIPPVVDATAGRSGSNYAHLLADALGAQLTDLTVSGATTATILDQSQRVARKTYPPQLSGVPADADLVTVTAGGNDLGYLATVLRLAWANRFQRSWLTRPLGNALARGPVPVRDPDVAVDGLRQVVEAVRTRAPGARVVLVDYLTILDEKAPPAPFTEAQHKALRALGRRVSGAFAVAAQATGADLVKASELSVGHGVGSPEPWVNGFVASPRRAAAAFHPNAAGMRAIADELVRRLAT from the coding sequence ATGGCTTACCGACACGTGGTTGCTCTCGGAAGTTCGTTCGCGGCCGGGCCGGGGATCCCGCCGGTCGTCGACGCGACGGCCGGCCGCTCCGGGAGCAACTACGCCCACCTGCTCGCGGACGCGCTCGGCGCCCAGCTGACCGACCTGACGGTGTCCGGTGCGACGACCGCGACGATCCTGGACCAGTCGCAGCGCGTCGCCCGGAAGACGTACCCGCCGCAGCTCTCCGGTGTCCCGGCGGACGCGGACCTGGTGACGGTCACCGCGGGCGGCAACGACCTGGGCTACCTCGCGACGGTGCTGCGGCTGGCCTGGGCGAACCGGTTCCAGCGCTCGTGGCTGACCCGGCCGCTGGGTAACGCTCTGGCTCGCGGGCCGGTGCCGGTCAGGGATCCGGACGTCGCGGTGGACGGGCTGCGGCAGGTGGTGGAGGCCGTGCGGACCCGGGCGCCCGGCGCGCGGGTGGTGCTCGTCGACTACCTCACGATCCTGGACGAGAAGGCCCCGCCCGCGCCGTTCACCGAGGCGCAGCACAAGGCGCTGCGGGCACTGGGACGCCGCGTCTCCGGCGCGTTCGCGGTGGCTGCCCAGGCCACCGGCGCCGACCTGGTCAAGGCGTCCGAGCTCAGTGTCGGGCACGGCGTCGGATCGCCGGAGCCGTGGGTGAACGGGTTCGTGGCGAGTCCGCGCCGGGCGGCGGCCGCGTTCCACCCGAACGCCGCCGGTATGCGAGCGATCGCCGACGAGCTGGTCCGGCGCCTCGCGACGTGA
- a CDS encoding arginase family protein — MDLITVPFNSSGSSVGVARAPSALLDAGLATALPGARVVEAAVPITDPARGPSGLAAEDALAAMVTSVSERVLDAWAADRVPVVLGGDCPVLLGGLVAAEHRGYGAGLVFVDGHEDAWDPHRSPSGEAADSEIALALGWVPAPAALAPVLPCLRASDLVQLGPRDATELADAGQRTIADRVPVLAGERLAAPGGGEIGERMAAGLIARTEHWWLHVDLDVLSTGALSAVDYPQPGGLTWDQLETLTASLLRIGGCGGLSVCIYNPDLDGGAAAGRIAQYVAGAARLLEQRAA; from the coding sequence GTGGACCTGATCACCGTTCCGTTCAACTCCTCCGGCTCCTCGGTCGGCGTCGCGCGGGCACCGTCCGCCCTGCTCGACGCCGGGTTGGCGACCGCGCTGCCCGGCGCGCGCGTGGTCGAGGCCGCGGTGCCGATCACCGACCCGGCCCGCGGCCCGAGCGGCCTGGCTGCGGAGGACGCGCTGGCCGCGATGGTGACCTCGGTGTCCGAGCGGGTGCTGGACGCCTGGGCCGCCGACCGCGTCCCGGTCGTGCTCGGCGGTGACTGCCCGGTGCTGCTCGGCGGGCTCGTTGCCGCCGAGCACCGCGGTTACGGCGCGGGGCTGGTCTTCGTCGACGGGCACGAGGACGCCTGGGACCCGCACCGCTCCCCCAGCGGCGAGGCGGCAGACAGCGAGATCGCGCTCGCGCTCGGATGGGTTCCCGCGCCGGCGGCGCTGGCCCCGGTCCTGCCCTGCCTGCGCGCGTCCGATCTGGTGCAACTCGGTCCTCGGGACGCTACCGAGCTGGCCGACGCCGGGCAGCGGACCATCGCCGACCGGGTGCCGGTGCTGGCCGGGGAGCGCCTCGCCGCCCCGGGCGGTGGTGAGATCGGGGAACGGATGGCGGCCGGGCTGATCGCCCGTACCGAGCACTGGTGGCTGCACGTGGACCTCGACGTGCTGAGCACCGGCGCGCTGTCCGCCGTGGACTATCCGCAGCCCGGCGGCCTCACCTGGGACCAGCTCGAAACGCTGACCGCGTCCCTGCTGCGCATCGGCGGCTGCGGCGGGCTGAGCGTCTGCATCTACAACCCGGACCTCGACGGCGGTGCGGCCGCCGGGCGCATCGCCCAGTACGTCGCGGGCGCCGCGCGTCTGCTGGAGCAGCGCGCGGCGTGA
- a CDS encoding ABC transporter ATP-binding protein, translating to MRVSGTDLTVVVRGRSLLSDVVLEAPSGSTVGLLGPNGSGKSTLLRTLAGFRRPERGRVCLDGVDRESLPRRAVARSVAVVTQQTPAELDLTVRDVLLLARIPHRPRLAPVTRDDVAGTERALADAGLPGYGGRAWSSLSGGERQRVDLARALLQDPDVLLLDEPTNHLDIRHQLELLENLATAPVTVVVALHGLDLAAQYCDRIVLLSDGRVVAAGTPADVLTPERIAAVFGVTATVTIDPDGRPDVRIRRGG from the coding sequence GTGAGGGTCAGCGGTACGGACCTGACCGTCGTGGTGCGCGGACGCTCGCTGCTGAGCGACGTCGTCCTGGAAGCGCCGAGCGGGAGCACGGTCGGGCTGCTCGGACCCAACGGGTCGGGTAAGTCGACGCTGCTGCGGACGCTCGCCGGGTTCCGGCGTCCGGAGCGGGGACGGGTGTGCCTGGACGGGGTGGATCGGGAGTCGCTGCCCCGCCGGGCGGTGGCGCGATCGGTTGCGGTGGTCACCCAGCAGACGCCCGCGGAGCTGGATCTGACGGTGCGGGACGTGCTGCTGCTGGCCCGGATCCCGCACCGCCCTCGGCTGGCGCCGGTCACCCGGGACGACGTCGCGGGCACCGAACGCGCGCTGGCGGACGCCGGGCTGCCCGGGTACGGCGGCCGGGCCTGGTCGTCGCTGTCCGGCGGCGAGCGCCAACGGGTCGACCTGGCCCGTGCGTTGTTGCAGGATCCGGACGTTCTGCTGCTGGACGAACCGACGAACCACCTGGACATCCGGCACCAGCTCGAGCTGCTGGAGAACCTGGCGACCGCCCCGGTCACGGTCGTCGTCGCGCTGCACGGTCTCGACCTCGCGGCCCAGTACTGCGACCGGATCGTGCTGCTGTCCGACGGTCGTGTGGTGGCCGCGGGCACGCCCGCCGACGTGCTGACGCCGGAGCGGATCGCCGCCGTGTTCGGCGTGACGGCCACCGTGACGATCGACCCGGACGGCCGCCCGGACGTCCGCATCCGGCGGGGAGGTTAG
- a CDS encoding FecCD family ABC transporter permease, whose protein sequence is MTLRGPAWLGAAVVALVASVAGAVALGVADLSPREVLRALSARAGLPVTPLPLLTDSIVWDLRLPRVLLAALVGAGLAVCGAVLQALTRNPLADPYLLGISGGASTGAVAVLVLGWGAGAAALSVGAFAGAVVAFGVTLLLAGARWTQPNRIVLAGVAAGQLFSAVTSLIVVSDASVQNTRGVTFWLLGSLAAASWPTVGLCAVVGAAGVLVCWAAAPALDAFAYGADVAQSLGFAPGRVRALLFTTTALLAAVLVASSGAIGFVGLMVPHAARALVGARHRLLLPACALTGAIFLIWADTAARTVFAPQEVPVGVVTALVGVPAFAVLLRRRVAS, encoded by the coding sequence ATGACGCTGCGCGGCCCGGCCTGGCTCGGGGCCGCCGTGGTCGCCCTGGTGGCGAGCGTGGCGGGGGCGGTCGCGCTCGGCGTGGCCGACCTGTCGCCGCGTGAGGTGCTCCGCGCGCTGTCGGCCAGGGCCGGCCTGCCGGTGACACCGCTGCCGCTGCTGACCGACAGCATCGTCTGGGACCTGCGGCTGCCCCGGGTGCTGCTGGCGGCGCTCGTCGGGGCGGGCCTCGCGGTGTGCGGCGCCGTCCTGCAGGCGCTGACGCGGAACCCGCTCGCCGACCCGTACCTGCTGGGTATCTCCGGCGGCGCGTCCACCGGAGCGGTCGCGGTGCTCGTGCTCGGCTGGGGCGCCGGTGCGGCCGCGCTGTCGGTGGGTGCGTTCGCCGGGGCGGTCGTCGCGTTCGGCGTCACGCTGCTGCTGGCCGGTGCGCGCTGGACGCAGCCGAACCGGATCGTGCTCGCCGGGGTCGCGGCCGGGCAGCTGTTCTCGGCGGTGACCAGCCTGATCGTGGTGTCGGACGCCAGCGTCCAGAACACGCGCGGCGTCACGTTCTGGCTGCTGGGGTCGCTCGCGGCGGCGTCCTGGCCGACGGTCGGGCTGTGCGCGGTCGTCGGCGCCGCCGGGGTGCTCGTGTGCTGGGCGGCGGCCCCGGCGCTGGACGCGTTCGCGTACGGCGCCGACGTCGCGCAGTCGCTCGGCTTCGCGCCGGGCCGTGTCCGGGCGCTGCTGTTCACCACGACCGCGCTGCTCGCCGCGGTGCTGGTGGCGAGCAGCGGCGCGATCGGGTTCGTGGGGCTGATGGTTCCGCACGCCGCCCGGGCGCTGGTCGGCGCGCGCCACCGGCTGCTGCTCCCGGCGTGCGCGCTGACCGGTGCGATCTTCCTGATCTGGGCCGACACCGCGGCCCGCACGGTGTTCGCGCCGCAGGAGGTTCCGGTGGGGGTGGTGACCGCGCTGGTCGGCGTGCCCGCGTTCGCGGTGCTGCTGCGGCGGAGGGTGGCGTCGTGA
- a CDS encoding class I SAM-dependent methyltransferase, producing MNRDAARALLRAWDTQQDAYVAHREQRFTVMLETIRLHLGTGVRVLDLACGPGALSDRVLTGLPGSTVVALDYDPILLEIARGALPADRARVLDVDLVAPGWESSVGEALVGEAPLGEASFDAVVSSTALHWLSPAQLLGVYAAAARVLRPGGLLLNADHLRYTTPTLRAVAEQHDAETQRAAFAAGALDYDAWYAEARKEPALDALAEDRAKRFADRPPQLDAPLDLHLAALRTAGFAEVGTVWQYLDDYVVAARR from the coding sequence ATGAACAGGGACGCCGCTCGCGCGCTGTTACGAGCCTGGGACACCCAGCAGGACGCCTACGTGGCGCATCGCGAACAGCGCTTCACGGTGATGCTGGAGACCATCCGCCTCCATCTCGGCACCGGGGTCCGGGTCCTCGACCTGGCCTGCGGCCCTGGTGCGCTCTCCGATCGGGTGCTCACCGGCCTGCCCGGCTCCACGGTCGTCGCGCTCGACTACGACCCGATCCTGCTCGAGATCGCCCGCGGTGCGCTTCCCGCCGATCGGGCGCGCGTCCTCGACGTCGACCTGGTGGCACCGGGCTGGGAGTCCTCGGTCGGGGAGGCCTTGGTCGGGGAGGCCCCGCTCGGGGAAGCGTCGTTCGACGCGGTGGTCAGCTCGACCGCGCTGCACTGGCTGTCGCCGGCGCAACTGCTCGGCGTCTACGCAGCGGCGGCCCGCGTGCTCCGGCCGGGCGGTCTGCTGCTCAACGCCGACCACCTCCGCTACACCACCCCGACGCTGCGGGCGGTTGCCGAGCAGCACGACGCGGAGACCCAGCGGGCCGCGTTCGCCGCCGGTGCGCTCGACTACGACGCCTGGTACGCGGAGGCTCGGAAAGAACCGGCGCTGGACGCCCTCGCCGAGGACCGCGCGAAGCGGTTCGCCGACCGTCCGCCGCAGCTCGACGCCCCGCTCGACCTGCACCTGGCGGCGCTGCGCACCGCGGGTTTCGCCGAGGTCGGCACGGTCTGGCAGTACCTGGACGACTACGTCGTCGCTGCCCGCCGATGA
- a CDS encoding ABC transporter substrate-binding protein, which translates to MKIRFITAAMVVLAATAACGGTTAVESAASTAGGTTSVVNCGQRLSVAAPPQRAITLEQNATEILLSLGLADRMVGTSYQTDPVQPALADDYRSVPVLAKLYPSRESVLQARPDFLYSTFTSAYAGDAAGPRAEHAKVGIPAYLSPFACEKPADGHASMSFEGLFAEIREVATLFGVADRGTSLVAAQQKRLDAAVQSAAVPQGTTALWYYSGTSTPYVAGQNGVPAAISTLLGLENVYADATQTWPAGSWETIATRDPDVIVLADLTRGGDGDSAESKIRYLRQNPATAKLTAVREGRFVTVSGSSMDPSIRSVEAVEQVGSGLRTVLR; encoded by the coding sequence ATGAAAATCAGATTCATCACGGCGGCGATGGTCGTGCTGGCGGCCACGGCCGCCTGCGGCGGCACCACCGCGGTCGAGTCGGCCGCGAGCACCGCCGGCGGCACGACGTCCGTCGTCAACTGCGGTCAGCGGTTGAGCGTCGCCGCACCCCCGCAGCGGGCCATCACGCTGGAGCAGAACGCGACCGAGATCCTGCTGTCGCTCGGCCTCGCCGACCGCATGGTCGGCACCTCGTACCAGACCGATCCGGTCCAGCCGGCGCTCGCCGACGACTACCGGTCGGTGCCGGTGCTCGCGAAGCTCTACCCGTCGCGGGAGTCCGTGCTCCAGGCCCGGCCCGACTTCCTGTACTCGACGTTCACCTCGGCCTACGCCGGTGACGCCGCGGGTCCGCGCGCCGAGCACGCGAAGGTCGGCATCCCGGCGTACCTCTCGCCGTTCGCCTGCGAGAAGCCCGCCGACGGACACGCGAGCATGTCGTTCGAGGGGCTGTTCGCCGAGATCCGCGAGGTCGCCACGCTGTTCGGCGTCGCGGACCGCGGCACGTCGCTGGTCGCCGCCCAGCAGAAGCGCCTCGACGCGGCCGTGCAGAGCGCCGCCGTGCCCCAGGGCACCACCGCACTCTGGTACTACTCGGGCACCAGCACGCCGTACGTCGCCGGGCAGAACGGCGTCCCGGCCGCGATCAGCACGCTGCTCGGACTCGAGAACGTCTACGCCGACGCCACCCAGACCTGGCCCGCCGGCAGCTGGGAGACGATCGCCACCCGCGACCCGGACGTCATCGTGCTCGCCGACCTGACCCGCGGCGGCGACGGCGACAGCGCCGAGTCCAAGATCCGCTACCTGCGGCAGAACCCCGCGACCGCGAAGCTGACCGCGGTCCGCGAAGGCCGGTTCGTCACGGTCTCCGGCTCGTCGATGGATCCGTCGATCCGCAGCGTCGAGGCCGTCGAACAGGTCGGTTCCGGCCTGCGGACGGTGCTCCGATGA
- a CDS encoding FAS1-like dehydratase domain-containing protein — MDGLTFRTGRRTLTEADLVQFVGWAGFVEPLFLDAEHAAEAGYAGRLVPGALVYSVAEGLVMQSGAINGTGLAFLGMELTVKRPTFVGDTLYAVVRTLEVRPSSKPGRGVVRAEVSVLNQRDEEVLVYTPVRLVRGRD, encoded by the coding sequence ATGGACGGCCTCACGTTCCGGACCGGTCGCCGCACGCTGACCGAGGCCGACCTCGTGCAGTTCGTCGGCTGGGCGGGCTTCGTCGAGCCGCTGTTCCTCGACGCCGAGCACGCCGCGGAGGCCGGTTACGCCGGACGGTTGGTGCCCGGTGCGCTGGTGTACAGCGTGGCGGAGGGCCTGGTCATGCAGTCCGGCGCGATCAACGGCACCGGGCTGGCGTTCCTCGGCATGGAGCTCACCGTCAAGCGGCCGACGTTCGTCGGCGACACGCTGTACGCGGTGGTGCGGACGCTGGAGGTGCGGCCGTCGAGCAAGCCGGGGCGCGGCGTCGTGCGGGCCGAGGTCAGCGTGCTCAATCAGCGGGACGAGGAGGTCCTGGTCTACACGCCGGTGCGGCTGGTGCGCGGCCGCGACTAG
- the katG gene encoding catalase/peroxidase HPI, with protein MSDTQDTPASAQGVDQKAAAGCPVAHDSVTSHGSESENPAIDSPTPKTGGRPHTNRDWWPNQLDLSVLHAHSSKGNPLGEDFSYAKEFEKLDVEALKRDITEVLTTSQDWWPADFGHYGGLMIRMSWHAAGTYRIGDGRGGAGDGGQRFAPLNSWPDNANLDKARRLLWPVKQKYGQKISWADLLVLAGNVALESMGFKTFGFGFGRVDVWEPEEIFWGPEDTWLGDERYVSDNAMAEDVGATEMGLIYVNPEGPRGSADPLAAAHFIRETFSRMAMNDEETVALIAGGHTFGKTHGAGIADDHVGPEPEAAPIEAQGLGWLSTHGTGKGGDTITSGLELTWTDKPTEWSNRFFEILFGYEWELTTSPGGAKQYVAKDAEAIIPDPFDPNKKHKPTMLTTDLSLRFDPIYEPISRRFLENPDEFALAFAKAWYKLLHRDMGPVSRFLGPWVAEPQLWQDPVPAVDHELVGDADVAALKTKVLESGLTASQLVQTAWASAASYRSTDKRGGANGARLRLEPQRSWEVNAGTSEVIEKLEGIQREFNAAGGAKISLADLIVLAGSAAVEKAARDAGVEVTVPFRPGRTDASQEQTDVNSFAVLEPRADGFRNYLRPGEKTQPETLLVERAYMLNLTAPEMTVLVGGLRALGNNFGGSRHGVLTDRPGVLSNDFFANLLAPGTRWKASEAEENVYEIRDVATDQVKWTATAVDLIFGSNSQLRALAEVYASEDARDRFVKDFAAAWTKVMELDRFDLA; from the coding sequence ATGAGCGACACCCAGGACACCCCTGCCAGCGCGCAGGGTGTGGACCAGAAGGCGGCGGCCGGCTGCCCGGTCGCGCACGACTCGGTGACCTCGCACGGCAGCGAGAGCGAGAACCCGGCGATCGACTCGCCGACTCCGAAGACCGGTGGTCGTCCGCACACCAACCGGGACTGGTGGCCCAACCAGCTCGACCTTTCGGTGCTGCACGCCCACTCGTCCAAGGGCAACCCGCTGGGTGAAGACTTCAGCTACGCCAAGGAGTTCGAGAAGCTCGACGTCGAGGCGCTCAAGCGGGACATCACCGAGGTCCTCACGACCTCGCAGGACTGGTGGCCGGCCGACTTCGGCCACTACGGCGGCCTGATGATCCGGATGAGCTGGCACGCCGCGGGCACCTACCGCATCGGTGACGGTCGCGGTGGAGCCGGCGACGGTGGCCAGCGGTTCGCGCCGCTCAACAGCTGGCCGGACAACGCGAACCTGGACAAGGCCCGCCGCCTGCTCTGGCCGGTCAAGCAGAAGTACGGTCAGAAGATCTCCTGGGCCGACCTGCTCGTGCTCGCCGGCAACGTCGCCCTGGAGTCGATGGGCTTCAAGACGTTCGGCTTCGGCTTCGGCCGCGTCGACGTCTGGGAGCCCGAGGAGATCTTCTGGGGCCCGGAGGACACCTGGCTCGGCGACGAGCGTTACGTCTCCGACAATGCGATGGCCGAGGACGTCGGCGCGACCGAGATGGGCCTCATCTACGTCAACCCCGAGGGCCCCCGCGGCAGCGCGGACCCGCTCGCGGCGGCGCACTTCATCCGCGAGACGTTCAGCCGGATGGCGATGAACGACGAGGAGACCGTCGCGCTGATCGCCGGTGGTCACACGTTCGGCAAGACCCACGGCGCCGGCATCGCCGACGACCACGTGGGCCCGGAGCCGGAGGCCGCCCCGATCGAGGCGCAGGGCCTCGGCTGGCTGAGCACCCACGGCACCGGCAAGGGCGGGGACACGATCACCAGCGGCCTCGAGCTCACCTGGACCGACAAGCCGACCGAGTGGAGCAACCGCTTCTTCGAGATCCTGTTCGGCTACGAGTGGGAGCTGACCACCAGCCCCGGTGGCGCCAAGCAGTACGTCGCGAAGGACGCCGAGGCGATCATCCCGGACCCCTTCGACCCGAACAAGAAGCACAAGCCGACGATGCTTACGACGGACCTGTCGCTGCGCTTCGACCCGATCTACGAGCCGATCTCCCGCCGGTTCCTGGAGAACCCGGACGAGTTCGCGCTGGCGTTCGCGAAGGCCTGGTACAAGCTGCTGCACCGTGACATGGGTCCGGTCAGCCGCTTCCTCGGCCCGTGGGTCGCCGAGCCGCAGCTCTGGCAGGACCCGGTGCCGGCCGTCGACCACGAGCTCGTGGGTGACGCCGACGTCGCGGCGCTGAAGACGAAGGTCCTGGAGTCCGGGCTCACCGCCTCGCAGCTGGTGCAGACCGCGTGGGCCTCGGCCGCGAGTTACCGCAGCACCGACAAGCGCGGCGGCGCGAACGGCGCCCGGCTCCGTCTCGAGCCGCAGCGCAGCTGGGAGGTGAACGCGGGCACCTCGGAGGTCATCGAGAAGCTCGAGGGCATCCAGCGCGAGTTCAACGCGGCCGGTGGGGCGAAGATCTCGCTCGCCGACCTGATCGTGCTGGCCGGTTCGGCCGCCGTCGAGAAGGCGGCGCGCGACGCCGGCGTCGAGGTGACCGTGCCGTTCCGCCCGGGCCGCACCGACGCCTCCCAGGAGCAGACCGACGTCAACTCGTTCGCCGTCCTCGAGCCTCGCGCCGACGGGTTCCGCAACTACCTGCGGCCGGGCGAGAAGACCCAGCCGGAGACGCTGCTCGTCGAACGCGCCTACATGCTGAACCTGACCGCGCCGGAGATGACGGTCCTGGTCGGCGGCCTGCGCGCGCTCGGGAACAACTTCGGTGGCTCCCGGCACGGCGTGCTGACCGACCGGCCGGGTGTGCTCAGCAACGACTTCTTCGCCAACCTGCTCGCCCCGGGTACCCGGTGGAAGGCGTCGGAGGCGGAGGAGAACGTCTACGAGATCCGTGACGTGGCGACCGACCAGGTGAAGTGGACCGCCACCGCGGTCGACCTCATCTTCGGCTCGAACTCGCAGCTGCGGGCGCTCGCGGAGGTGTACGCCAGCGAGGACGCGCGCGACAGGTTCGTGAAGGACTTCGCCGCGGCGTGGACCAAGGTCATGGAGCTCGACCGCTTCGACCTGGCCTGA
- a CDS encoding Fur family transcriptional regulator: MTSDFEAQLRAVSLRVTRPRLAVLAALRDHPHVDTDTVIDLVRAELSVSHQAIYDVLRALTDAGLVRRIQPAGATARYECRVGDNHHHVVCRTCGAIADVDCAVGYSPCLTASDDHGFVVDEAEVVYWGTCPDCATERTSQSAPSSEGSR; the protein is encoded by the coding sequence ATGACGTCCGACTTCGAGGCGCAGCTTCGGGCGGTCTCGTTGCGCGTGACCCGCCCGCGGTTGGCAGTGCTCGCCGCACTGCGCGACCACCCGCACGTCGACACCGACACGGTGATCGACCTGGTCCGGGCCGAACTCAGCGTCTCTCACCAGGCGATCTACGACGTGCTGCGGGCGCTCACGGACGCCGGTCTGGTACGGCGCATCCAGCCCGCCGGTGCGACCGCCCGGTACGAGTGCCGGGTGGGGGACAACCACCACCACGTCGTCTGCCGCACCTGCGGTGCGATCGCCGACGTCGACTGCGCCGTCGGGTATTCCCCTTGTCTTACCGCCTCGGACGACCACGGTTTCGTGGTCGACGAGGCGGAGGTCGTCTACTGGGGCACCTGTCCCGACTGCGCGACCGAACGTACGTCCCAGTCAGCTCCCAGTTCGGAAGGAAGCAGATGA
- a CDS encoding ElyC/SanA/YdcF family protein, whose product MSAANLNTLVDFCARRDVDVLTRDAVEEAAGGRADVAILFGGTILAGGDRFAEAITRDVAACYLIVGGRGHSTDALYEAARTHLHWDDVGEHTEAALFDRYLRERHGVRADLLETESTNCGNNVRNALAVLAAARVPHRRVVLIQDASMQLRMDACFRLHAPDTRVVNFAAHRTMVDADLGYLSPPLGMWPPERYFSLLMGEIPRLTDDPAGYGPAGRGFIAHVDVPEAVRRAHSELERDRIGTTRVADPRFSDSSKAAGVGDR is encoded by the coding sequence GTGAGCGCTGCGAACCTCAACACGCTGGTCGACTTCTGCGCCCGGCGCGACGTCGATGTTCTCACCCGCGACGCGGTCGAGGAGGCAGCCGGCGGGCGCGCCGACGTCGCGATCCTCTTCGGCGGCACCATCCTCGCCGGCGGTGACCGCTTCGCCGAGGCGATCACGCGGGACGTCGCGGCGTGTTACCTGATCGTCGGCGGCCGGGGGCACTCCACCGACGCGCTGTACGAGGCGGCCCGCACCCACCTGCACTGGGACGACGTCGGTGAGCACACCGAGGCCGCGCTGTTCGACCGGTACCTGCGCGAGCGCCACGGCGTCCGCGCCGACCTCCTGGAGACCGAGTCGACGAACTGCGGCAACAACGTCCGGAACGCGCTCGCGGTCCTCGCCGCCGCACGGGTGCCGCACCGGCGGGTCGTGCTGATCCAAGACGCGTCCATGCAGCTGCGGATGGACGCATGTTTCCGGCTGCACGCCCCGGACACCCGCGTGGTGAACTTCGCCGCGCACCGGACGATGGTCGACGCCGACCTCGGCTACCTGTCGCCACCGCTCGGGATGTGGCCGCCGGAGCGGTACTTCTCCCTGCTGATGGGCGAGATCCCCCGGCTCACCGACGACCCGGCCGGGTACGGCCCGGCCGGTCGCGGCTTCATCGCGCACGTGGACGTCCCGGAGGCGGTCCGGCGGGCCCACTCCGAGCTGGAGCGGGACCGCATCGGTACCACGCGTGTCGCGGATCCGCGCTTCTCCGATTCGTCCAAGGCAGCCGGCGTCGGCGACCGTTAG
- a CDS encoding VOC family protein encodes MRSLRITTNLPVADIDEAKSFYADFLGLKTEEFNLGWVARYASPDSDAHVQLVTGDATAPEDSVISVHTDDLEGAYAEAQRQGYEIVHPLTTEAWGVRRFFVRAPDGNVINIVGHKD; translated from the coding sequence ATGCGCTCGCTCCGCATCACGACCAACCTCCCCGTGGCTGACATCGACGAAGCGAAGAGCTTCTACGCCGACTTTCTCGGGCTGAAGACCGAGGAGTTCAACCTGGGATGGGTGGCCCGCTACGCGTCTCCCGACAGCGATGCGCACGTCCAACTGGTGACCGGCGACGCGACCGCCCCCGAGGACTCGGTCATCTCCGTGCACACCGACGACCTCGAAGGCGCGTACGCCGAAGCCCAGCGGCAGGGGTACGAAATCGTCCACCCCCTCACCACCGAGGCGTGGGGCGTCCGCCGGTTCTTCGTCCGCGCACCGGACGGAAACGTCATCAACATCGTCGGCCACAAGGACTGA